In one window of Nakamurella alba DNA:
- a CDS encoding DUF6191 domain-containing protein, which translates to MTRARRVRGARKVRGRAPDGSTLGAVGPLGEIGALFSPGMRHEMEERRSKKMRREEAGNGRDGGLKIDLDSGVAVIGPPGEDERQLEAERQANAERRAENARRKAQRKAEAQLRAAAGEQARGTDGADAAKEPEATAARSERPAARRGGPASKAMRSGR; encoded by the coding sequence ATGACCCGGGCCCGCCGTGTTCGCGGTGCGCGGAAGGTCCGCGGGCGGGCACCGGACGGCAGTACCCTGGGAGCCGTGGGTCCCTTGGGAGAAATCGGAGCGCTCTTCAGTCCTGGCATGCGCCACGAGATGGAGGAGCGGCGTTCGAAGAAGATGCGCCGGGAAGAGGCCGGCAACGGCCGCGACGGCGGCCTCAAGATCGACCTCGATTCCGGCGTCGCAGTGATCGGACCTCCCGGCGAGGACGAGCGTCAGCTGGAGGCCGAGCGTCAGGCCAACGCCGAGCGTCGTGCCGAGAACGCCCGCCGCAAGGCGCAGCGCAAGGCCGAGGCCCAGCTCAGGGCTGCCGCCGGCGAGCAGGCGCGTGGGACCGACGGTGCCGATGCGGCGAAGGAGCCCGAGGCGACCGCGGCACGCAGCGAGCGCCCGGCGGCCCGTCGGGGTGGCCCCGCCTCGAAGGCGATGCGCTCCGGTCGCTGA
- the glgA gene encoding glycogen synthase, with the protein MRTAILTREFPPDIYGGAGVHVDYLVRELRALIDVDVHAFGDDRPGATGHRPAAELAGANPALATLSVDLSMVNALGGADIAHSHTWYANMAGHLAKLLYGIPHVVTAHSLEPRRPWKAEQLGGGYRVSSWAERTAYEGADAIVAVSKGMRADILDCYPDLDPAKVHVILNGIDTQIYRPVAERDVLTAKGVDVDAPIASFVGRITRQKGVKHLIAAAHSFDPGIQLVLCAGAPDTPEIAAETKAAIEELQAARPGVFWFDGMLTLDQVKQVLSASTVFCCPSVYEPLGIVNLEAMACGAAVVASDVGGIPEVVDNGVTGTLVHYDPAAERQFEAEFAAAVNATVADPAAAAARGEAGRARAVDQFSWTAIAETTVELYRSVLA; encoded by the coding sequence GTGCGCACCGCGATCCTGACCCGAGAGTTCCCGCCGGACATCTACGGCGGCGCCGGCGTCCACGTCGACTACCTGGTGCGCGAGTTGCGCGCACTGATCGACGTCGACGTGCACGCCTTCGGTGACGACCGGCCCGGCGCCACCGGTCACCGGCCGGCGGCGGAGCTGGCGGGGGCGAACCCGGCGCTGGCCACGCTGTCCGTCGACCTGTCGATGGTGAACGCCCTGGGCGGTGCGGACATCGCGCACTCGCACACCTGGTACGCGAACATGGCCGGCCATCTGGCCAAGCTGCTGTACGGGATCCCGCACGTGGTGACCGCCCACTCGCTGGAGCCCCGGCGCCCGTGGAAGGCCGAGCAACTCGGTGGCGGGTACCGGGTCTCGTCGTGGGCGGAGCGGACCGCGTACGAGGGCGCGGACGCGATCGTCGCCGTGTCGAAGGGCATGCGTGCCGACATCCTGGACTGCTACCCGGATCTCGACCCGGCGAAGGTGCACGTCATCCTCAACGGGATCGACACGCAGATCTACCGACCGGTGGCCGAGCGGGACGTGCTGACGGCGAAGGGGGTCGACGTCGACGCGCCGATCGCCTCGTTCGTCGGCCGGATCACCCGGCAGAAGGGCGTGAAGCACCTGATCGCGGCCGCCCACTCGTTCGATCCGGGGATCCAGCTCGTGCTGTGCGCCGGCGCGCCGGACACGCCCGAGATCGCCGCAGAGACGAAGGCGGCCATCGAGGAGCTGCAGGCGGCCCGGCCGGGTGTGTTCTGGTTCGACGGCATGCTGACCCTCGACCAGGTCAAGCAGGTGCTGTCGGCGTCCACGGTGTTCTGCTGCCCGTCGGTGTACGAACCGCTGGGCATCGTGAACCTGGAGGCGATGGCCTGCGGCGCGGCCGTGGTGGCCAGCGACGTCGGCGGCATCCCGGAGGTGGTGGACAACGGCGTCACCGGGACCCTGGTGCACTACGACCCTGCGGCGGAGCGGCAGTTCGAGGCGGAGTTCGCCGCCGCGGTCAACGCGACGGTGGCGGACCCGGCGGCCGCCGCAGCCAGGGGTGAGGCGGGTCGGGCGCGCGCCGTGGACCAGTTCTCCTGGACGGCGATCGCCGAGACGACGGTGGAGCTCTACCGATCCGTGCTCGCCTGA
- a CDS encoding DUF3117 domain-containing protein, with product MAAMKPRTGDGPLEVTKEGRGIVMRVPLEGGGRLVVEISADEAAALGEALKAVVG from the coding sequence ATGGCGGCGATGAAGCCCCGCACCGGGGACGGACCCCTGGAAGTCACCAAGGAGGGCCGCGGGATCGTCATGCGAGTGCCGCTGGAAGGCGGTGGCCGTCTGGTCGTGGAGATCTCCGCGGACGAGGCCGCAGCCCTCGGCGAGGCCCTGAAGGCCGTCGTCGGCTAG
- a CDS encoding DNA-3-methyladenine glycosylase I → MAGVDGRERCAWAGSAPEYQAYHDEEWGTVLHGDRELFERLTLEAFQSGLSWITILRKRPAFRTAFRDFDLETVAGFGPADVRRLMGDSGIVRNQRKVDAAISNARAALELPAGLDRLLWSYAPPPRPAPPSFAEVPATTDESVAMAKDLKRRGFVFVGPTTLYALMQATGMVDDHLAGCWRASG, encoded by the coding sequence ATTGCCGGGGTAGACGGCCGGGAACGATGCGCCTGGGCCGGATCCGCGCCGGAGTACCAGGCCTACCACGACGAGGAGTGGGGCACGGTCCTGCACGGTGACCGGGAGCTGTTCGAGCGACTCACCCTCGAGGCGTTCCAATCCGGTCTGAGCTGGATCACCATCCTGCGCAAGCGTCCGGCGTTCCGGACCGCCTTCCGTGACTTCGACCTGGAGACCGTCGCCGGCTTCGGCCCGGCCGACGTGCGCCGGCTGATGGGCGACTCGGGGATCGTGCGCAACCAGCGGAAGGTCGACGCGGCCATCAGCAACGCCCGTGCGGCGCTGGAGCTGCCCGCCGGCCTGGACCGGCTGCTGTGGAGCTACGCACCGCCGCCGCGACCGGCCCCGCCGTCCTTCGCGGAAGTGCCCGCCACCACGGACGAGTCCGTGGCCATGGCCAAGGACCTCAAGAGGCGCGGGTTCGTCTTCGTCGGACCGACCACGCTGTACGCGCTGATGCAGGCCACCGGCATGGTCGACGACCACCTGGCCGGGTGCTGGCGCGCGAGCGGCTGA
- a CDS encoding DivIVA domain-containing protein — MLTVLWYLVIAVLIGAVVFVVAVFVFGRSEQMAPLPPRTSPAQLPGDGEIVSGDVRALRFSLALRGYRMSDVDWSLDKLGDELDRLRGQNVRLREQVIGLGGDPTESLAPPEPLIDLIDDDAPGAVDRAADSDPITEPGVAATAGTRAPVPASPGPDLTKPVDEPGRHTAVDPGPESER, encoded by the coding sequence GTGCTGACAGTCCTGTGGTACCTGGTCATCGCCGTCCTGATCGGCGCGGTGGTGTTCGTTGTCGCCGTCTTCGTGTTCGGCCGGTCCGAGCAGATGGCCCCGCTGCCGCCCCGCACGTCCCCGGCGCAGCTCCCCGGGGACGGCGAGATCGTGTCCGGGGACGTTCGGGCGCTGCGGTTCTCCCTGGCCCTGCGCGGCTACCGGATGAGCGACGTGGACTGGTCCCTCGACAAACTGGGCGACGAGCTCGACCGGCTGCGCGGGCAGAACGTGCGCCTGCGCGAGCAGGTGATCGGGCTCGGGGGCGACCCGACCGAGTCGCTCGCTCCGCCGGAGCCGTTGATCGACCTGATCGATGACGACGCACCCGGCGCCGTCGACCGGGCGGCGGACAGCGACCCGATCACCGAACCGGGGGTGGCCGCCACTGCCGGCACCCGCGCTCCCGTCCCGGCGTCCCCCGGACCGGACCTCACCAAGCCTGTCGACGAGCCGGGTCGGCACACCGCCGTCGATCCGGGTCCGGAGTCGGAGCGGTGA
- a CDS encoding M15 family metallopeptidase domain-containing protein: MRAPRRAALFSAVLVALVPVAAACTSGTDAGGDVTVTVQTTLPATTTAPPATSSTQITVAPTTVPTTSATSAAPPTETTSTTEAPGTTETSETTGSTPTTATSSSRSTTSGPAPTIVTRSAEEPDVAGPDGGKACPADGQYYDEATTGMLPDAAAAWAAAKKAAAADDEVLCLNDGKRSAAQQQAQYDAYVEQYGKDVADQLVLPWQKSAHVSGYAADVQPANGYVWLQATDGSLGWCRIYDNEPWHFEYSESYETTGCPDRLPEPER; encoded by the coding sequence GTGAGGGCGCCCCGCCGGGCGGCCCTGTTCTCCGCGGTGCTGGTGGCGCTCGTCCCGGTGGCTGCTGCGTGCACCTCGGGCACCGACGCCGGCGGCGACGTCACGGTGACCGTGCAGACCACGCTGCCGGCGACGACCACCGCCCCGCCGGCGACCTCCAGCACCCAGATCACCGTTGCGCCGACCACTGTCCCGACCACCTCCGCAACATCGGCGGCCCCGCCCACGGAGACCACGTCCACCACCGAGGCGCCCGGGACCACGGAGACCTCGGAGACCACAGGGAGCACGCCGACCACCGCGACCAGCTCCTCACGGAGCACCACGAGCGGGCCGGCCCCGACGATCGTGACCCGCTCGGCGGAGGAACCCGACGTCGCGGGCCCGGACGGCGGCAAGGCCTGCCCGGCCGATGGGCAGTACTACGACGAGGCGACGACCGGCATGCTGCCCGATGCCGCAGCCGCCTGGGCCGCCGCGAAGAAGGCCGCCGCGGCGGACGACGAGGTGCTCTGCCTCAACGACGGCAAGCGGAGCGCGGCGCAGCAGCAGGCCCAGTACGACGCGTACGTCGAGCAGTACGGCAAGGACGTCGCCGACCAGTTGGTGCTGCCGTGGCAGAAGTCGGCGCACGTGTCGGGATACGCCGCGGACGTGCAGCCGGCCAACGGCTACGTCTGGCTGCAGGCCACCGACGGGTCTCTCGGCTGGTGCCGGATCTACGACAACGAGCCCTGGCACTTCGAGTACTCGGAGTCGTACGAGACCACCGGCTGCCCGGACCGACTGCCCGAGCCCGAACGCTGA
- a CDS encoding SRPBCC family protein, which translates to MTRVGASVQVEAPAERVFAAMVDLPSQSRWMLLTTLFPLAGEHPVPEVGSRMAALTGLGGAGVLDQMEVIAFRPPELWEVRHLGRLISGRGVFQVQDQGERCTVEWYEELELPFGPLGRLGWPLVRPAVRWGIAKSLRTLAAGVEDGSLPLASR; encoded by the coding sequence GTGACCAGGGTCGGGGCGTCGGTGCAGGTGGAAGCGCCTGCGGAGCGGGTCTTCGCGGCGATGGTCGACCTGCCCTCGCAGTCCCGATGGATGTTGCTCACCACGCTGTTCCCGCTGGCCGGGGAGCACCCGGTGCCCGAGGTCGGCTCTCGGATGGCGGCGCTGACCGGCCTGGGCGGTGCCGGGGTGCTCGACCAGATGGAGGTCATCGCCTTCCGGCCGCCCGAGCTGTGGGAAGTCCGGCACCTCGGCCGGCTCATCTCCGGTCGTGGCGTCTTCCAGGTGCAGGACCAGGGGGAGCGGTGCACCGTCGAGTGGTACGAAGAACTCGAGCTGCCCTTCGGCCCGCTCGGTCGGCTGGGCTGGCCGCTGGTGCGGCCGGCGGTGCGCTGGGGGATCGCGAAGTCGCTGCGGACACTCGCCGCGGGCGTCGAGGACGGCTCGCTGCCGCTCGCCTCCCGATGA
- the sigE gene encoding RNA polymerase sigma factor SigE, with translation MSEAPRNGVPDAAVPDAAATWTPPAWDEIVRDHGDRVYRLAYRLSGNVHDAEDITQETFIRVFRSLAGFRPGSFEGWLHRITTNVFLDMVRRRQRIRMEALPEETDRIAGSEPSPEQAFSDANLDPDLQAALDELLPEFRAAVVLCDVEGLSYEEIGATLGVKLGTVRSRIHRGRQALRAGLERRRAARAAHTFGGLAAVMP, from the coding sequence GTGTCCGAGGCGCCCCGCAACGGGGTGCCGGATGCCGCAGTGCCGGACGCCGCGGCGACCTGGACGCCGCCGGCCTGGGACGAGATCGTCCGCGATCACGGTGACCGGGTCTACCGGCTGGCGTACCGCCTGTCCGGCAACGTGCACGACGCCGAGGACATCACCCAGGAGACGTTCATCCGGGTGTTCCGCTCGCTGGCCGGGTTCCGTCCCGGTTCGTTCGAGGGCTGGCTGCACCGCATCACCACCAACGTGTTCCTGGACATGGTCCGTCGCCGCCAGCGCATCCGGATGGAGGCGCTGCCGGAGGAGACCGACCGCATCGCCGGCAGCGAACCCTCGCCGGAGCAGGCGTTCTCGGATGCCAACCTGGATCCCGACCTGCAGGCCGCGCTCGACGAGCTGCTGCCGGAGTTCCGTGCGGCCGTCGTGCTGTGCGACGTCGAGGGCCTGTCGTACGAGGAGATCGGCGCCACCCTCGGGGTGAAGCTCGGCACCGTGCGGTCCCGCATCCACCGCGGTCGGCAGGCGCTGCGGGCCGGGCTGGAGCGGCGCCGGGCGGCCAGGGCCGCCCACACCTTCGGGGGGCTGGCAGCGGTGATGCCATGA
- a CDS encoding O-methyltransferase, which yields MTHAFADLFVPEDEHTVSARNRSADLGLQPVSAGAGTALTFLAAACGARAVVEVGTGTGVSGLHLLAGMTPDGVLTSIDLEAEHQRAAKESFSAAGVGQGRARLINGRALDVLPRLTDGAYDLVLVDGDRDEFPEYVPQAIRLLRPGGVLVLAGALHDGKVSDPTQRDSRTVAVREAGRMVRDEAGLVPVLLPVGDGLLAAVKRS from the coding sequence GTGACCCACGCCTTCGCCGATCTGTTCGTCCCCGAGGACGAGCACACGGTGTCCGCCCGGAACCGGTCCGCCGACCTGGGGTTGCAGCCGGTCAGTGCCGGTGCCGGTACCGCCCTGACCTTCCTGGCCGCCGCCTGCGGCGCGCGGGCCGTCGTCGAGGTGGGCACCGGGACCGGCGTCAGCGGGCTGCACCTGCTCGCCGGGATGACCCCGGACGGCGTGCTCACGTCGATCGATCTGGAGGCCGAGCACCAGCGGGCCGCGAAGGAGAGCTTCTCCGCCGCCGGGGTCGGCCAGGGTCGGGCCCGGTTGATCAACGGACGCGCCCTGGACGTGCTGCCCCGGCTGACCGACGGCGCCTACGACCTGGTGCTGGTGGACGGCGACCGTGACGAGTTCCCGGAGTACGTGCCGCAGGCGATCCGACTGCTCCGCCCCGGTGGCGTGCTGGTGCTGGCCGGCGCCCTGCACGACGGCAAGGTGAGCGACCCGACCCAGCGGGACAGCCGCACGGTGGCGGTCCGCGAGGCGGGACGGATGGTGCGGGACGAGGCCGGGCTGGTGCCCGTGCTGCTGCCCGTCGGCGACGGCCTGCTGGCAGCCGTCAAGCGGTCGTGA
- the glgC gene encoding glucose-1-phosphate adenylyltransferase, with amino-acid sequence MVVKPRVLGIVLAGGEGKRLWPLTADRAKPAVPFGGNFRLVDFVLSNLVNSGYLRICVLTQYKSHSLDRHITTTWRMSQMLGNYVTPVPAQQRLGPRWYTGSADAIFQSLNLVYDDGPEYLVVFGADHIYRMDVSQMVQAHIDSGAEATVAGIRVPRHEATAFGVIDTAEDGERITRFLEKPADPPAVPDDPNVAYASMGNYVFTTKSLVEALKADAADENSVHDMGGNIIPMFVDRGTANVYDFSRNQVPGATERDKGYWRDVGTLDAYHDAHMDLVSVHPIFNLYNHHWPILSLPPTLPPAKFVENGMALDSMVGPGTIISGATVRRSVLSENVRVQMGSTVEGSVLMPGVTIGRNAIVRNAILDKNAVVPDGATVGIDPEGDRSRYTVTEGGITVIGKGITVSR; translated from the coding sequence ATGGTGGTCAAGCCGCGGGTGTTGGGGATCGTGTTGGCGGGCGGGGAAGGCAAGCGACTGTGGCCGCTGACGGCCGACCGGGCGAAGCCCGCGGTGCCGTTCGGGGGCAACTTCCGACTCGTCGATTTCGTGCTGTCGAACCTGGTGAACTCCGGGTACCTGCGCATCTGCGTGCTGACGCAGTACAAGTCGCACTCGCTGGACCGGCACATCACCACCACCTGGCGGATGAGCCAGATGCTGGGCAACTACGTCACCCCGGTCCCGGCGCAGCAGCGTCTCGGCCCGCGCTGGTACACCGGCAGCGCCGACGCGATCTTCCAGTCGCTGAACCTGGTCTACGACGACGGGCCGGAGTACCTGGTCGTCTTCGGCGCCGACCACATCTACCGGATGGACGTCTCGCAGATGGTGCAGGCGCACATCGACTCCGGGGCCGAGGCCACGGTGGCCGGCATCCGGGTGCCACGGCACGAGGCGACGGCGTTCGGCGTGATCGACACCGCCGAGGACGGCGAGCGGATCACGCGGTTCCTGGAGAAGCCGGCCGACCCGCCGGCCGTGCCGGACGACCCGAACGTCGCCTACGCCTCCATGGGCAACTACGTCTTCACCACCAAGTCGCTGGTGGAAGCGTTGAAAGCCGATGCGGCGGACGAGAACTCGGTGCACGACATGGGCGGCAACATCATCCCGATGTTCGTCGACCGGGGGACTGCCAACGTCTACGACTTCAGCCGCAACCAGGTCCCCGGGGCCACCGAGCGGGACAAGGGCTACTGGCGCGACGTCGGCACGCTGGACGCGTACCACGACGCGCACATGGACCTGGTCTCGGTGCACCCGATCTTCAACCTCTACAACCACCACTGGCCGATCCTGTCGCTGCCGCCGACCCTGCCGCCGGCGAAGTTCGTGGAGAACGGCATGGCGCTCGATTCGATGGTCGGGCCGGGCACGATCATCTCCGGGGCGACCGTGCGCCGGTCGGTGCTGTCGGAGAACGTCCGGGTCCAGATGGGCAGCACCGTCGAGGGTTCCGTGCTCATGCCCGGCGTCACGATCGGCCGCAACGCGATCGTCCGCAACGCCATCCTGGACAAGAACGCGGTGGTGCCCGACGGCGCCACGGTGGGCATCGATCCGGAGGGCGACCGTTCCCGCTACACCGTGACCGAGGGCGGCATCACGGTGATCGGCAAGGGCATCACCGTCAGCCGCTGA
- a CDS encoding ATP-dependent helicase, with protein MIGAAALADALGLPPPTPEQVRVIEAPLEPTLVVAGAGSGKTETMAARVVFVVANGWASPESILGLTFTRKAAAGLAARIRSRLRGLARSGVLPEKIRAEVLSGEPEVSTYHSFGGRVIGEFGPLLGMETRSRVLTPTASWQLARRVVGRWDGELLTELRPEQVTEHLLALAGGLADHLSDTDALADAYAEVLRVIDISPPTSRQKTLLRKELVDHRRRLRDRTEILPLVEAFATAKRESEAIDYSDQMALAARLATDIPAVGAALRDRFRIVLLDEYQDTGHAQRVILRSLFGIGATTPGHPVMAVGDPVQSIYSWRGASASNLPRFVTDFPAQDGSPAPRLPLSTSWRNPSLVLDLANSISGPVREEPVPVDPLGPRPQAPQGTVRYGLFTTAEDEDRWVAAGIAERWAERTQAGLPPPTTAVLLRRRAHLEPLADELRALGLPVEVVGIGGLLSEPEVADLLAMLRVLIDPSAGDAAIRLLTGARWRLGLADLDALARRATELSRGAAVPPVATEEPVGAPGAAAAVRSALGQAVAEDEVDAHSLVDALSDPGPAERYSAAGLERIERLAAELQRLRGRLGQPLPDLLVDLERTSGLDVEVQLHSAAGRAHLDAFADIVADVAAAGAGPVELIEYLMMAEEREDGLAPGEADPVPGRVQLMTLHAAKGLEWELVAVPHLTKNVFPGTKGTTWLTDSSQLPPSVRGDREELPELRLDAGCDQKELMDALAAHTEQIKAAAAIEERRLFYVAVTRTEHDLLLSGHHWGRTTSTPAGPSEFLLEVDRFAAADDRVAKAHWADPPEPDSENPLLTESAVVSWPVDPLAGRRALVEHGAGLVAHASPVPVSGDGPDPHSWARDVEALLAERADRRRSVVQVPLPAALNVTGLAELAQDPIGLARRLRRPVPAAPSPQARRGTAFHAWLERWFHGEPLLDVAELPGAGDTGAADDQELERLREAFLSSPWASRVPLEIEAGFSVTVAGIPVRGRVDAVFADPDGGLTVVDWKTGAPPPRDRMHDAAVQLAVYRLAMAELHGLPPERVRAAFHHVAHGVTLAPGDLLDAAGLEQLVRSATTAPTPTPVPADRSAAPRRGPLPKGHPLPEDGFEPPPDDLEPPPDDEFGPPPEDGFEPPPEEEFGAPSGDGFEPPPDDAEPSPPDTGQAGLFGDPDMARSTSC; from the coding sequence GTGATCGGCGCCGCCGCGTTGGCCGACGCGCTCGGCCTGCCGCCGCCGACCCCGGAGCAGGTCCGGGTCATCGAGGCACCGCTGGAGCCGACCCTCGTGGTGGCCGGCGCCGGCTCGGGCAAGACCGAGACGATGGCCGCCCGGGTGGTGTTCGTGGTCGCGAACGGCTGGGCGTCGCCGGAGTCGATCCTCGGGCTCACCTTCACCAGGAAGGCGGCCGCGGGGCTGGCCGCCCGGATCCGGTCCAGATTGCGCGGTCTGGCCCGGTCCGGCGTGCTGCCGGAGAAGATCCGCGCCGAGGTGCTCAGCGGCGAGCCGGAGGTCTCGACCTACCACTCCTTCGGCGGCCGGGTGATCGGCGAGTTCGGCCCGCTGCTCGGGATGGAGACCCGGTCCCGGGTGCTCACCCCGACCGCGTCCTGGCAGCTGGCCCGCCGGGTGGTCGGCCGGTGGGACGGCGAGCTGCTCACGGAGCTGCGGCCGGAGCAGGTGACCGAGCATCTGCTGGCACTGGCCGGCGGGCTCGCCGACCACCTCTCGGACACCGACGCGCTGGCCGATGCCTACGCCGAGGTGCTCCGGGTCATCGACATCTCCCCGCCCACCTCCCGGCAGAAGACGCTCCTGCGGAAGGAGCTCGTCGACCACCGCCGGCGGCTCCGCGACCGGACCGAGATCCTGCCGCTGGTCGAGGCCTTCGCCACCGCCAAGCGCGAGTCCGAGGCCATCGACTACAGCGACCAGATGGCCCTGGCGGCCAGGCTCGCGACCGACATCCCCGCGGTCGGCGCCGCGCTGCGCGACCGGTTCCGCATCGTCCTGCTCGACGAGTACCAGGACACCGGGCACGCCCAGCGGGTGATCCTGCGGTCGCTGTTCGGCATCGGCGCCACCACCCCCGGCCACCCGGTGATGGCGGTCGGCGACCCGGTGCAGTCGATCTACTCCTGGCGTGGCGCCTCCGCGTCGAACCTGCCCCGGTTCGTCACCGACTTCCCGGCGCAGGACGGCTCCCCGGCGCCCCGCCTGCCGCTGTCGACCAGCTGGCGGAACCCGTCGCTGGTGCTCGACCTGGCGAACTCGATCTCCGGGCCGGTCCGCGAGGAACCGGTGCCGGTCGACCCGCTCGGCCCGCGGCCGCAGGCGCCGCAGGGCACCGTCCGGTACGGCCTGTTCACCACCGCCGAGGACGAGGACCGCTGGGTGGCAGCGGGTATCGCCGAGCGGTGGGCGGAGCGGACGCAGGCCGGCCTGCCGCCACCGACCACGGCGGTGCTGCTCCGGCGCCGGGCGCACCTGGAACCGCTGGCCGACGAGCTGCGGGCACTGGGCCTGCCGGTCGAGGTGGTCGGCATCGGCGGCCTGCTGTCCGAGCCTGAGGTTGCCGACCTGCTCGCCATGCTGCGGGTGCTGATCGACCCGTCGGCCGGTGATGCCGCGATCCGGCTGCTGACCGGTGCCCGGTGGCGGCTCGGCCTGGCCGACCTCGATGCCCTGGCCCGCCGCGCCACCGAGCTGTCCCGGGGCGCGGCCGTGCCACCGGTGGCCACGGAGGAACCGGTCGGCGCTCCCGGTGCGGCGGCGGCCGTGCGGTCGGCGCTCGGCCAAGCCGTGGCCGAGGACGAGGTGGATGCGCACTCGCTGGTCGACGCACTGTCGGATCCCGGCCCGGCCGAGCGGTACTCCGCGGCCGGACTGGAGCGGATCGAACGGCTGGCCGCCGAGCTGCAACGGCTGCGTGGCCGGCTCGGTCAGCCGTTGCCGGATCTGCTGGTCGACCTCGAACGCACCAGCGGGCTGGACGTGGAGGTGCAGCTGCACTCGGCCGCCGGTCGCGCGCACCTGGACGCCTTCGCCGACATCGTCGCCGACGTGGCGGCGGCCGGAGCCGGTCCGGTCGAGCTGATCGAGTACCTGATGATGGCCGAGGAGCGGGAGGACGGGCTGGCGCCGGGAGAGGCGGACCCGGTCCCGGGACGGGTCCAGCTGATGACCCTGCACGCCGCGAAGGGCCTGGAGTGGGAGCTCGTGGCCGTCCCGCACCTGACGAAGAACGTCTTCCCCGGCACCAAGGGCACCACCTGGCTGACCGATTCCTCGCAGCTGCCGCCGTCGGTCCGCGGCGACCGGGAGGAGCTGCCCGAGCTGCGGCTGGACGCCGGCTGCGACCAGAAGGAGCTGATGGACGCGCTCGCCGCGCACACCGAGCAGATCAAGGCGGCCGCGGCGATCGAGGAACGGCGGCTGTTCTACGTCGCCGTCACCCGCACCGAGCACGACCTGCTGCTGTCCGGGCACCACTGGGGCCGGACCACCAGCACGCCCGCCGGGCCGAGCGAGTTCCTGCTCGAGGTGGACCGGTTCGCCGCCGCCGACGACCGGGTGGCGAAGGCGCACTGGGCCGATCCGCCCGAGCCGGACAGCGAGAACCCGCTGCTCACCGAGTCCGCCGTGGTGAGCTGGCCGGTCGACCCGCTGGCCGGACGCCGGGCGCTCGTCGAGCACGGCGCGGGACTGGTCGCCCACGCGTCCCCGGTGCCGGTGTCCGGGGACGGTCCGGATCCGCATTCCTGGGCCCGCGACGTCGAAGCCCTGCTCGCCGAACGCGCGGACCGGCGGCGCTCGGTCGTGCAGGTGCCGCTACCGGCCGCGCTCAACGTCACGGGTCTGGCCGAGCTCGCACAGGACCCGATCGGTCTGGCCCGCCGGCTGCGCCGACCGGTACCGGCGGCGCCGTCGCCGCAGGCCCGTCGCGGCACGGCGTTCCATGCCTGGCTCGAGCGGTGGTTCCACGGGGAACCGCTGCTCGACGTCGCCGAGCTGCCCGGCGCCGGTGACACGGGGGCGGCCGACGACCAGGAGCTCGAGCGGCTGCGGGAGGCCTTCCTGTCCTCGCCGTGGGCGTCCCGGGTGCCGTTGGAGATCGAGGCCGGGTTCTCGGTCACCGTCGCCGGCATCCCGGTGCGTGGTCGGGTCGACGCGGTCTTCGCCGATCCCGACGGCGGATTGACGGTCGTCGACTGGAAGACCGGGGCACCGCCGCCGCGCGACCGGATGCACGACGCCGCCGTCCAGCTGGCCGTGTACCGGCTCGCCATGGCCGAGCTGCACGGCCTGCCGCCGGAGCGGGTCCGGGCGGCATTCCACCACGTCGCCCACGGTGTGACCCTGGCCCCGGGTGATCTGCTGGATGCCGCCGGGCTCGAGCAGCTGGTGCGTTCCGCGACCACCGCGCCGACGCCGACACCCGTCCCCGCCGACCGGTCCGCCGCACCACGCCGCGGGCCGTTGCCGAAGGGTCACCCGCTCCCGGAGGACGGGTTCGAACCGCCGCCCGACGACCTGGAGCCTCCGCCCGACGACGAGTTCGGACCACCGCCCGAGGACGGGTTCGAACCACCGCCCGAGGAGGAGTTCGGTGCGCCGTCCGGGGACGGGTTCGAACCACCGCCGGACGATGCGGAGCCATCTCCGCCGGACACCGGGCAGGCGGGCCTGTTCGGCGACCCGGACATGGCACGATCGACGTCGTGCTGA